The following coding sequences are from one Eriocheir sinensis breed Jianghai 21 chromosome 13, ASM2467909v1, whole genome shotgun sequence window:
- the LOC126998092 gene encoding dual specificity mitogen-activated protein kinase kinase 6-like, protein MHGRPKKKGPDLKFRFADNQPPPPVEPPRNLDSRTTITMDGKEVDVSADDLELLQELGRGAYGVVEKMRHRPSNTIMAVKRITSTVDSRERQYLLMDLDVSMRSGACPYTVHFFGALFRDGDVWICMEVMETSLDKFYPKVFNQGLTFPEEFLGKIAFSVVSALHYLHTELKVIHRDVKPSNILINRRGEVKMCDFGISGYLVDSVAKTVQAGCKPYMAPERIDPQGVPSSYDIRSDVWSLGISMVEIATGKFPYKSWGTPFDQLKQVVMDAPPRLPPGTFSPDFDNFIEQVLVKDYKQRPNYMRLLEHPFLVAHANSTNDAFADFINSNLPPTQQ, encoded by the exons ATGCATG GCCGACCGAAGAAGAAAGGCCCAGACCTCAAGTTTAGGTTTGCGGACAATCAACCTCCGCCACCTGT GGAACCACCACGGAACCTGGACAgcagaaccaccatcaccatggATGGGAAGGAGGTGGATGTGTCTGCAGATGACCTTGAGCTGCTGCAGGAGCTTGGGCGGGGGGCTTACGGCGTAGTGGAGAAGATGAGGCATAGGCCGTCCAACACCATCATGGCTGTTAAG CGCATCACCAGCACAGTGGACAGCCGAGAGCGCCAGTACCTTCTAATGGATCTAGATGTCTCTATGAGGTCTGGCGCCTGCCCCTACACCGTACACTTCTTTGGGGCACTCTTCAGGGATGGGGACGTGTGGATCTGTATGGAGGTGATGGAGACCTCTCTGGACAAGTTTTACCCCAAGGTGTTCAACCAGGGCCTGACGTTCCCAGAAGAGTTCCTCGGCAAGATTGCTTTCTCT GTAGTCAGTGCCTTACACTACCTGCACACAGAGCTGAAGGTCATCCACCGTGATGTGAAGCCTTCCAACATTCTCATAAACAGACGTGGGGAGGTCAAGATGTGTGACTTTGGCATCTCGGGTTATCTGGTTGACTCAGTTGCCAAGACGGTGCAGGCGGGATGCAAACCCTACATGGCG CCTGAGCGAATAGACCCCCAAGGTGTCCCCTCAAGCTATGACATCAGATCGGACGTGTGGTCGCTGGGCATCTCCATGGTGGAAATAGCCACCGGAAAGTTCCCGTACAAGTCCTGGGGAACACCCTTCGACCAACTCAAGCAGGTGGTGATGGATGCCCCCCCTCGCCTACCCCCCGGCACCTTCTCCCCAGACTTCGACAATTTTATAGAGCAAGT ACTCGTAAAGGACTACAAGCAGCGGCCAAACTATATGAGGCTCCTGGAACACCCCTTCCTGGTGGCCCACGCAAACTCCACCAATGATGCGTTCGCCGACTTTATCAACTCAAATCTACCGCCCACCCAACAGTGA
- the LOC126998094 gene encoding anaphase-promoting complex subunit 7-like, with the protein MYLFEQIKLLHENGLHSNLIALGSLVLTVAENQPENSLLPAARYQTMVYVGWSLQSMGEYRRAEATLKEALQYAKAAAKTKIAKTTDMFKDGLTEIDVKYAMAECNMAVRQYSQALTLLESIPQRHRTPKVNMRLGRLYQQAGMERPAITAYKEVLKECPLALEAVQELLSLGVRGAEVASLMINVHGSTAGTEWLSLWVKGHAYLHSRDYTNAITSFKQLEENSALSRNVDILATLGETYYLAGDSKNALTFLQRAHAVNHLNLRGSDLLACLLGAEKRDRELEELAMSTTAVTDTAPQPWITMGYYCQLSKKTTKAIYFAHKACSINPRSVEGLLLKGTLLLELKKLQEAVMHFREAMQIAPHRFEPHKGLVDCYLAMHRSREAVTIASNACKLLGQTPRALTLYASVLVKDSLTVSKGKSLLEKALKEDSYHLPAVYLLCELYEQDLRYESAIELLRKQVAVQSTSRLHQMLADFFSRVHDEEKAAHHFGIALNHEPSNTRALEGMQKMEAAPDAVETPPYDMEVEDIGDSEGEVEESDLEAVWSDVDFSFSGQ; encoded by the exons ATGTACCTCTTCGAACAGATCAAGCTCCTCCACGAAAATGGCTTGCATTCAAACCTCATTGCTCTG GGCAGCCTGGTGCTCACAGTGGCCGAGAACCAGCCTGAAAACTCCCTCCTGCCAGCAGCGCGATACCAGACCATGGTGTATGTGGGATGGTCACTGCAGAGTATGGGGGAGTACAGGCGGGCTGAGGCCACACTGAAGGAGGCACTGCAGTATGCCAAGGCCGCAGCCAAGACCAAAATAGCAAAGACAACAGACATGTTCAAGGATGGACTCACAGAAATTG ATGTGAAGTATGCCATGGCGGAGTGCAATATGGCAGTGCGTCAGTATAGCCAGGCACTCACCCTGCTGGAGTCCATCCCCCAGCGGCACCGCACCCCCAAGGTCAACATGCGGCTGGGGCGGCTGTACCAACAAGCCGGCATGGAGCGGCCGGCCATCACCGCATACAAGGAGGTTCTCAAG GAGTGTCCCCTCGCCCTGGAGGCCGTACAGGAGCTGCTAAGCCTTGGGGTGCGGGGAGCAGAAGTCGCCTCCCTCATGATCAATGTTCACGGGAGCACGGCTGGGACGGAGTG gTTGTCATTATGGGTCAAAGGACACGCTTACTTACACAGCAGGGACTACACCAACGCCATCACTTCTTTCAAACAGTTGGAAGAAAATTCTGCTCTTAGTCGTAATGTTGATATTCTTGCCACTTTAGGAGAGACGTATTATCTTGCCGGGGACTCCAAAAATGCTCTCACCTTCTTGCAAAGG GCTCATGCTGTGAACCACCTCAACCTGCGGGGTTCTGACCTTCTAGCATGCCTCTTAGGTGCAGAAAAGAGGGACCGAGAGCTAGAGGAGCTGGCCATGTCCACCACGGCTGTGACCGACACAGCCCCCCAGCCCTGGATCACCATGGGCTACTACTGCCAGCTGAGTAAGAAGACCACCAAAGCTATATATTTTGCTCACAAG GCTTGCTCAATCAACCCACGTAGTGTTGAGGGTCTGCTGCTGAAGGGAACATTGCTTCTAGAACTGAAGAAGCTGCAGGAAGCTGTCATGCACTTCAGAGAAGCCATGCAGATTGCACCTCATCGGTTTGAACCCCATAAA GGTTTAGTTGACTGTTACCTAGCAATGCATCGATCAAGGGAAGCTGTTACTATAGCCAGTAATGCCTGTAAGCTACTAGGACAGACTCCAAGAGCACTGACT CTATATGCTTCAGTTCTGGTAAAAGACTCACTGACTGTCAGCAAAGGGAAAAGCTTATTAGAAAAAGCACTGAAAGAAGACTCCTACCATCTTCCTGCTGTTTACCTGCTGTGTGAGCTGTATGAACAG GATTTGAGGTATGAATCGGCCATTGAGTTGCTACGGAAGCAAGTTGCTGTTCAGTCAACGAGTCGCCTTCACCAGATGCTGGCAGACTTCTTTTCCAGGGTTCATGATGAGGAGAAGGCAGCACACCATTTTGGAATTGCGTTAAA CCATGAACCAAGCAACACCCGAGCACTGGAAGGGATGCAGAAGATGGAGGCAGCGCCAGATGCTGTGGAAACACCGCCGTACGATATGGAAGTTGAAGACATAGGAGACTCTGAG ggagaagtagaggagagTGATCTGGAAGCTGTTTGGTCAGATGTAGACTTCTCCTTTAGTGGACAGTAG